In the Streptomyces sp. 3214.6 genome, CGAGCTCCTCGTCGGCGATGGCGTTCCACGCGTCCAGCACCGGGAGCCTGGCCAGGAGTCGCATGGTGCGGCGGTAGGAGCCGGCCGCGCCGTGCGCTGCTCTGCGGCAGGTGTCCTCGTCCGCGCCGGCTTCCCGGCCTGCGAGCACCAGGGAGGCGGCGAGGCGCTTGAGGTCCCATTCCCAGGGTCCGTCGACCGTCTCGTCGAAGTCGTTCAGGTCGATGACCAGTCCGCCGCGGGCGTCGCCGTACAGACCGAAGTTGGCGGCGTGGGCGTCACCGCAGATCTGCGCGCGGATCCCGGTCATCGGGGTGCGGGCCAGGTCGTACGCCATGAGGCCCGCGGAGCCGCGCAGGAACGCGAATGGCGTCGCCGCCATCCGGCCGACCCTTATCGGCGTCAGTTCCGGGATGCGGCCCTGGTTGGACTCCTCGACCGCCGTCACGGCGTCCGGGCGGGCGGCGTGCAGGTCGAGTGCGGCATGCGCCGACCGGGAGACCCGGCCACGCAGCGCCCTGCCCTCCTCCTTGGGCGAGCGCAGACCGTCCCCGGCCGGCCCCGCCCCATCAGCAGACCGCTCGACGGGCCACTCCGCGAACCCACGCACCCGGGGAAGCCTGCGTGCCCCGCCCGTCTCCATCCCGGTCCCTGTACCGGTGCCGACGCCAGCTCCCACACGGACACCGACACCGACACCACCGACTGCCTCGGTCGCCATGACCGCCTCCCCCGCATGCATACGTCCATCGGCTCGACGAGCCGAACATCAACTTGTGCCGACCGTACAGCCCGGCGGCCAAGGGGTGGCAGCCCCTGTGGATAACTCCCCACCTGTGGACAACGCCTCTGCCGACCCCTGCCAACCGGCAGGTGTTTCACGTGAAACATGACACCGCCGTGCGCAGCCGCCGACGCAGCGAGCCGGTGAGCGGCTCGTCCTGTCTGCCGGATCATGGTCGCCGTTGGGATGAGCTTCGCCATACATGCGACGCCAGGCCGCGGTCCGGGCGAGCGAGCGCGGTGTAGTCCGCTGCGCCCTCGCCTGACGCCGGTCAGCGCCCTGAGATGTTCCTCACACACCGTGAGCAACCGTGGCCAGCACTCGCCTGCGCTCGCCTGCACTCTTCAGTGCGGGCGCGTGCTCCGGGGTACGCGAAAGCCCCACAGGTCCCGGACCTGTGGGGCTTTCAGCTGGTCTGGTGCGCGAGGGGGGAGTTGAACCCCCACGCCCTTGCGGGCACTGGAACCTGAATCCAGCGCGTCTGCCTATTCCGCCACCCGCGCATTGGGTGTGTCCTCGGGTTTGTGGGCTTTTCGGCCCGCCGCCTTCCGACATGCAGAACATTAGCACGCGGTCCAGGGTGCGTTCACATCCCTATTTCGCGGGCAGGGAGCAGGTGGGGGACGGTCGGCGACCCCGTACGTCTCCGTGGTGACTGGTTCACGTATCAACCTCGTACCTATGGCGGCCGTCTCCCCAGGAGCCGGACCAGTCGCACAGTCAGGTGCGGGACACTGGTCCACGGCCGCCTCTACGATCCAGGCAGAAGCGAGAGTCCGAAGAAGGTGCGCACGAGGGAGCGCACGAGGGAGTCGACACCCGTCGACGGGGCCGACAGGGGGAACCAGCCGATTCACCGGCGCGTGGATACGATCAGTAAGCAGTACCAGGTAAGCGGCAACGTGACCGGCAAGGCAAGCGGCACGGCACAGGACGGCAGCCACTACGGAGGAGGTGCCCCATGGGAGTTCTGAAGAAGTTCGAGCAGCGTCTCGAGGGTCTGGTCAACGGCACCTTCGCCAAGGTCTTCAAGTCCGAGGTCCAGCCCGTCGAGATCGCCGGCGCGCTCCAGCGTGAGTGCGACAACAACGCGACCATCTGGAACCGCGACCGCACGGTCGTCCCCAACGACTTCATCGTGGAGTTGAGCACGCCGGACTACGAGCGGCTCAGCCCCTACTCGGGCCAGCTCGGCGACGAGCTCGCCGGCATGGTGCGCGACTACGCCAAGCAGCAGCGCTACACCTTCATGGGGCCGATCAAGGTCAACCTGGAGAAGGCTGACGACCTCGACACCGGCCTGTACCGGGTGCGCAGCCGTACGCTCGCCTCCTCCAGCAGCCAGGCGCCGGAGCAGGCGCCCGCCGCGGGCGGCAGACAGCGGCCCGGCGGACCGGGCAGCGCTCCGTATCTCAGCGCCGGCGCCGGAGCCGGAGCCGCGGCTCCGCCCATGCCGTCCTCTCCGCCGCCCGGCGCCCCCGGCGCCCGCCCCGGCGGTTACGGCTACCCGCCCGCCGCAGGCGCGCAGCGCCCCGGCGGGGCAGGTGGGGGGCTGGCCGGGGCTCCGCAGCCCGGCTCCCGCACCCGCCACTGGATCGAGATCAACGGTGCCCGCCACCAGATCTCCCGTGCGACGCTGGTGCTGGGCCGCAGCACCGAG is a window encoding:
- a CDS encoding FhaA domain-containing protein, whose protein sequence is MGVLKKFEQRLEGLVNGTFAKVFKSEVQPVEIAGALQRECDNNATIWNRDRTVVPNDFIVELSTPDYERLSPYSGQLGDELAGMVRDYAKQQRYTFMGPIKVNLEKADDLDTGLYRVRSRTLASSSSQAPEQAPAAGGRQRPGGPGSAPYLSAGAGAGAAAPPMPSSPPPGAPGARPGGYGYPPAAGAQRPGGAGGGLAGAPQPGSRTRHWIEINGARHQISRATLVLGRSTEADVRIDDPGVSRRHCEIRTGSPSTIQDLGSTNGIVVDGQHTTRATLRDGSRIVVGSTTIIYRQAEG